In Zingiber officinale cultivar Zhangliang chromosome 11B, Zo_v1.1, whole genome shotgun sequence, a single window of DNA contains:
- the LOC122035095 gene encoding uncharacterized protein LOC122035095, with product MPSYTAQSSSATAVAKRDLATLLDAARPFLRGELESVDPALPSLLAVLRSVGAGECWHKHSTFLAHLTDVYRALKIWCAPDPVARCGLFHSAYSNSYVNLAIFDPNTGRDEVRSLIGAPAERLVHLFCIVPRQLLIHDRLLFHYSDAELADHLLLADESLRRAREEGAFDSAEPWRAKLRALLPAEGIRTEHIKTGDAVPLSRRVAAAFLLMTMVDFADQLFDFQDKLFDNDDGRLTFRGNSRTALWPGEGKPGLWLNSISRMGVLYSLIVREEEIYAEERKRSSAASASASASASSQSGAERDEDLELITPPVFDNCTRILDAKDQAEARDLYWEAVCSSDKEQQRAAKLLAESCEKNPFVGEPHLVLAQVYLAMARFEEAEREAEKGLKLLLEWGSSWDKRMSWEGWVAWGRVLLMKAKEKTWPETSWGILNLGLVD from the coding sequence ATGCCGTCCTACACCGCTCAATCTTCCTCCGCCACCGCCGTCGCCAAGCGCGACCTCGCCACCCTGCTCGACGCCGCTCGGCCCTTCCTCCGCGGCGAGCTCGAGAGCGTCGACCCCGCGCTCCCCTCCCTCCTTGCCGTGCTCCGCTCCGTCGGCGCCGGCGAGTGCTGGCACAAGCACAGCACCTTCCTCGCCCACCTCACCGACGTCTACCGCGCCCTCAAGATCTGGTGCGCCCCTGACCCCGTAGCCCGCTGCGGACTCTTCCACTCCGCCTACTCTAACTCCTACGTCAACCTCGCCATCTTCGACCCCAACACCGGCCGCGACGAGGTCCGATCCCTCATCGGCGCCCCCGCCGAGCGCCTAGTCCACCTCTTCTGCATCGTCCCCCGGCAGCTCCTCATCCACGACCGCCTACTCTTCCACTACTCCGACGCCGAGCTCGCCGACCACCTCCTCCTCGCCGACGAGTCGCTCCGCCGGGCGAGGGAGGAGGGCGCGTTCGACTCCGCCGAGCCCTGGCGGGCGAAGCTGCGAGCGCTGCTCCCGGCGGAGGGGATCCGCACGGAGCACATCAAGACAGGGGACGCAGTACCCCTGTCGCGGCGCGTGGCGGCGGCCTTCCTCCTGATGACCATGGTCGACTTCGCCGATCAGCTTTTCGACTTTCAGGACAAGCTCTTCGACAACGACGACGGCCGGCTGACCTTCCGCGGGAACAGCAGGACCGCTCTATGGCCCGGCGAGGGGAAGCCCGGCCTCTGGCTCAACTCCATCTCGCGGATGGGGGTCCTCTACTCCCTCATAGTCCGTGAGGAAGAGATCTACGCGGAGGAACGGAAGCGAAGCTCcgccgcctccgcctccgcctccgcctccgcctcatCCCAGTCCGGCGCTGAAAGAGATGAAGACCTGGAACTGATCACCCCGCCGGTATTCGACAACTGCACCAGGATACTGGACGCAAAGGATCAGGCCGAGGCGAGGGACTTGTACTGGGAGGCAGTGTGCTCGTCGGACAAGGAGCAGCAGAGGGCGGCGAAGCTGCTGGCGGAGAGCTGCGAGAAGAACCCATTCGTGGGGGAGCCACACCTGGTGCTGGCGCAAGTGTATCTGGCCATGGCAAGGTTCGAGGAGGCGGAGAGGGAGGCAGAGAAGGGGCTGAAGCTGTTGCTGGAATGGGGGAGCAGCTGGGACAAGAGGATGAGCTGGGAAGGGTGGGTGGCATGGGGGAGGGTGCTGCTCATGAAAGCCAAGGAGAAGACATGGCCAGAGACCTCATGGGGGATCCTCAATCTCGGCCTAGTCGACTAA